A stretch of DNA from Hoeflea ulvae:
TCGGCAATGACGATCATCCGCGCCGAGGCTGCAGCCACGATCTTTTCGCGCAGCAGCGCGCCGCCGCCGCCCTTGATCAGGCCGAGCGAGCCATCGACCTCGTCGGCGCCGTCAATGGTCAGGTCGAGTTCGGGCAGGTCGTCGAGCGAGAACAGCGGCACGCCGAGCTCGACGCAGAGCCGCGCGGTGCGCTCCGATGTCGGCACGCCCTGGACCCGGAAGCCGTCGGCGACCTTTTCGGCCAGCAGCCGGACGAATTCATCCGCGGTCGAACCGGTGCCGATGCCCAGCCGCATGCCGTCCTCGACATGTTCGAGGGCAGCCTGGGCTGCGGCGATCTTGAGTTGACGGGCGTCCATACCGGTCTGCCATGGTTGTTGATACTGGTTTGCCTGTTAGCATGGAAGCCTGACAAGGCAAAGCCCGAGTTGGCATCCGATCGCCCGCAGGCCGGCGCCGGCCGCGCCGCGGCCTCGGCCGGCGCCAAGGCGGCAGCCCTTTCCGGGCGTACAGGCCGCAAGCTGGTACGGCGGGCGGCAAAAGCTGCGGCGCGGAGATTGCCAGCGCGCGGGCCAGGCGCTACTGAACCCGCATCGCACGCATCAGACACTGACATTTCCGGAGCCCGCATGACCTCTCCTTTGGTAATCTTCGACCTCGACGGCACGCTGATCCACACCGCCCCGGATCTGATGACCAGCCTCAACCATGTGATGGATCTCAACGGTCTTGCCCATGTCAGCTTCGACGACATGACCTGGCTGGTCGGCCAGGGCGCCAAGGTGATGATCGAGCGGGCCTGGGCGCTGCATGGCCATCCGACCTCGCCCGAACAGCTCGAAGCCGCCTTCGACGCCTTCCTGGTCAGTTATGCCGCCGACATGCCGGGCAAGTCCCTGCCCTATCCCGGCCTGATCGATTCGCTCGACCGGCTCGAGGCCGCCGGCATGCAGCTGGCAGTCTGCACCAACAAGACCGAGGCGCTGGCCCGCAAACTGCTTGACGCGCTGGAGCTGACCGAGCGCTTCGTTGCGATTACCGGCGGCGACACCTTTGCGGTGCGCAAGCCGCATGGCGATCATATCCTGGGCACGATAGAGCTTGCCGGCGGCAATGCGGCCAAGGCGGTGATGGTCGGCGACAGCGTCAACGACATCCTGGCAGCGCAGAATGCCGGAATTCCGACCATCGCCGTGCCCTTCGGCTATTCCGACAAGCCGGTGGCAAGCTTTGACCCCGACATCATCATCGAGCATTTCGACGAGCTCGACGCAGCACTGGTGGAAAAACTGATCGCCAAGGCAAGCCGGGCGGCCTGAAACAGGCCCGGGCAGGCAACCGCGTCCGCCCGGGCGCGGCGGCACAATCGACACCGATGGTGCACAAGCGCCAAACTGCCGCTTGACGCCTGCCCGGCGCACCGCTTATACCGCCGCTGGATCCGTTCGGTTCGCACAGCGAGCCGGCAACGGGCGCGTAGCTCAGCGGGAGAGCACTGCCTTCACACGGCAGGGGTCACAGGTTCAATCCCTGTCGCGCCCACCATTTTTCTTTACCAACTGAATTTTGCCCGCGACCGGCGGCGCTGCAGACCGGACGCCGCGGCGGGTATGCCGGCCTGGTGCACGCGGCATGGCCCGGCCATGTGCTGCGCGCAACGTGATCAACCGTGATCCAACGTTAATTGCCCAGCCGCCGGGCGATTGCTACCGACTGCGTATTGAACGTCTCCTCCCGAAGAAAGTACGCAATGTCATCTGAGAACACGCTTTCCACCAGACAGATTGTCCTGTCGATCATCCTTGCCGGCCTGATCGGCGAAATCGCCTTTGAACTCTATGCCTGGCTGGTCTCGCCGATCCTGTTCGATGTGATCCTGCAGCCTTCAAACCTGGTCATCGCCATCACCGCGAAACTGACCGGCGTGCAGATCTCCAAGAGCCTGGCATTCCCGATCCACTTCCTGATCGGCTCGCTGGGATTCGGTCTGTTCGTCTATGCCACGCGCCTTCTCATGCCGGCCCGGGTCTGGCTGACCGGGCTCGTTTCCGGACTGGTTCTGTGGTTCGTCGCCCAGGGCATGCTGGCCCCCTTTATCGGACGCAGCTTCATGATGGATTTCGGCACCTATACGCAGTCCTCCTTCATCGGACATGTCGGCATGACACTGCTGATGGCGCATCTGCTTGCTGCCTTCCTGGCCTATTTTCGGAACAAACAAGGCCTGGATCATCCGCTGGAGCGCGCGGCTGCGGTGCAGTAAAGGCCCTTCCGGCCTTTCACCTGCGCGAGATGCAAGCCGATAGCCGGCTGTATCTCACAGCCAAGGCCTGAACACAGTTGCGGCGCCCTCCGTCAGGAAGGCGCCGCAACTGTGTTTGAGACCAGCCTGGCTACTGGAACGAGCTTGGCATCAGCGTCGACGGCAGCCAGAGCGCGATCTCGGGGAAGATGATGATCAGCATCAGGATCACCAGCATCGGGATCAGGATGATGATCACGTCGCGCATCACCTGCACCACATTCATGCCGCCAATCGCCGCCGAGATCAGCAGACAGAGCCCGTAGGGCGGCGTCACCAGTCCGAAGGCCAGCGAGACAATGCCGATGATGGCAAAGACGACGGGGTGAATGTCGGCGGCTGTCGCCACCGGCAGCAGCACCGAGCCCAGGATGATGATGGTCGGGATGGCGTCGATGAACAGGCCGAAGAACAGGAACAGGCCGGCGATCACCAAGGCGGTGCCGAAACTGCCGAACTGCAGGCTGGTCATGAAATCGACGATCAGCCGCGGCACATTGTAAAACGACAGCATCCAGCCGAAGGCCGAGGCGGTGCCGATGGCAAACAGCGAGATCGAGGCGAAGCGGCCGGTCTCGTAGAAGATATGGCCGAGATCGCGCACCGACACCGTGCGGTAGACAAAGACCCCGAGGATCAGCGCGTAGCCAGCGGCAATGATGGCGCTTTCGGTGGGCGTGACAATGCCGGTGACGATGCCGCCGATCACCAGCACCGGCGTCATCAGCGCCAGGATCGAGCCCTTGAACGCCACCCAGAAGGAAGACAGCGTCGGCCGCACGGCGATCGGATAGTCATAGACCTTGGCATAACCATAGACCGTGCCCATCAGCGCCAGGCCGATGAGCAGGCCGGGCACGGCGCCGGCCAGAAACAGGGCGCCGACGGAGACCTGCATGACGCCGCCCCAGACCACCATCAGGATGCTGGGCGGGATGATCACCCCCATCACCGAGGAACAGGCGGTAATGGCAATGGCGAAACGGACGTCATAGCCCTCCTTGACCATGGCGGGGATCAGGATCTTGCCGCAGCCGGCGGCATCGGCCGTGGACGAGCCGGAAATGCCGGCAAACAGCATCGAGACCGCGACATTGACATGGCCCAGCCCGCCCGGCATCCAGCCGGTGAGCTCTCGCGCCAGACCGATCAGCTTGTCGGTGATCTTGCCCGAATTCATCAGATTGGCGGCGAGCAAGAAGAACGGCACCGCCAGCAGGATGAAGGAATTGTAGGACTGGAACATCCGGTCCATGATGATGAACGGGGTAAGACGCAGATCCAGCGACACGATCGGGATGATGGCGATGCCGAGCGCGAAGGCCACCGGCACGCGGATCAGCACCAGCAACAGAAATCCGCCAACAAGGATGGCGCAGGCAAGTCCGGTGGAGACAATCATGCCGAAGCCTCGTTTGCGGTTTGATATTCAAGAATGGCCTGGTAGATGCGGAAACCGGCGAAGATCGCCCAGAACGCGCCTGCGAGCGGCACCGAGATATAGGTGACAAGCAGGTTGGCGCGCATCATCACCGAATTCTGGATGTAGCCGAACTGCGCATATTCGATGCCGTAAAAGGCAAACAGCGCGCCAAAGACGGCGATCAGCGCCAGCACGACCGTGTTCTGCAGCAGGATCGTCAGGGGCCGGGATGCGTCCGGCGTCACCCGCACGTCGAAATGGGTTCCGTCCCAGACCGCGATCACCGAGCCGATCATGACGATCCAGACAAAGATGAAGGTGGAAAGTTCCTCGGTCCACAGATAGACCGGGATGATGCCGGTGTAGCGGGCGATGACCTGCATGCCAACGGGTATGGCGAGCGCCGCCATCAAGAAGCCGAGCAGAAAACGCAAGCCCTGGCAAAATTTTTCGAGACTGTTCTCAAGCACGTGTCCATCCCCCTGCCCGCACCCTCCCAATGACGATGCGATCGCGTTCAAGCCGACATGGCATAAAGGCGCCGGAGATGAGTTCCCCGGCGCCCTGAGTGCAGTGCGCGCTTACTTGGCGCGGATGGCAGCGAGCAGTTCGGTCGCGCCCAGGCTTGCGGCATATTCGTCCTGAACCGGCACAACCATGCCCAGAAGCTGGTCGCGGCCTTCGAATTCCTGAACGATGACCTGGCCGGCATCGACCATTTCCTGCAACTTGACGGCATCTTCGCGCGATTCCAGCTCGCGGCCATAGGCGCCGGCTTCGGCACCGGCCTTGAGCACCACGGCCTGCAGGTCTTCCGGCAATTTGCGGAAGGTCTTGCCGCTCATGACGATCGGACGCACGGTGATGGTGTGGCGGGTCAGGGTCAGATGCGGTGCGACCTCGTAGAATTTGAGGTTCTGGATGCTGGCAGCTTCGTTTTCGAAGCCGGCAATGACACCTGACTGGATGGCGTTGTAGACCTCGTTATAGGCAATAGCCGAGGGGGCTGCGGTCAGCGCGGCGAAGATCTGGGCCTGGATCGGCGCGCCCATGACCCGCATCTTGTGACCCTTGAGCTCGTCCAGATTGCCGATCGGGGCGGATGACAAAAGGTTGCGGGTGCCGCCACCGGTATAGCCGATGATCTTGATGTCGGCCTTTTCCAAGAGCTCGGCTTCCAGCGGCGCCAGAACGTCGCTCGAGAGCGTCGCATTCCAGTGATCGAGATCGCGGAACAGGAACGGCATGTCCATCAGCGGGATCGACGGGGCGAAGCTCGCCATGTTGGACGGCGCCATGATGGTGTAGTCGATGGCCACGCCCTGCTGCAGGAAGGTGACATAGTCGGATTCAACGCCGAGTTCGCCGTTGAGCCGCAGATCGAATGTGACGCCGTCATAGTTTTCATCCACCAGCTCGGCGAATTTGACCATGGTCTTGGTGAAGGCATGGTCATTGTCGAACATGCTGGCGCCACGCAGCGTGATGTCGTCGGCGTAAACGCCCGATGTCGCGACAGCGGTCAGACCGATGGCGATCGCGGCACCGCGGGCCAGTCGTTTGGCAGTGGTAAACAGGGTCATGATTTTCCTCCAGAAAAGTGTTGTCGAGCCTTGATTCCGGATCCGCACATCACGGTCACCCGCCTCAAACTCCCGCCCCGAGATAAACACCGGTTTCCGGTTTGGTCAAGCAAAATGTTGACTAGTATGGTAATATGCGATCTAGTCCAGCCCAAGAATGTGGCACCAGACGGGAGCCGAGTTGAGCCCCGCGCCGTTTGCAGCTACACCTGAATTTCGCTCAACCGACGCATGGCCCGCACCGCCGCCTGCCGGCGATGGCGCAGGCCAGAAGCGGCGCCGCCGGCGCCATCAAGAACGAGATATGACATGACAGTTCACGAGAGATTTTCCGACACCGGACGGGGAACCGCATCGGACAGGGTTTTCCACCAG
This window harbors:
- the rpiA gene encoding ribose-5-phosphate isomerase RpiA, with the protein product MDARQLKIAAAQAALEHVEDGMRLGIGTGSTADEFVRLLAEKVADGFRVQGVPTSERTARLCVELGVPLFSLDDLPELDLTIDGADEVDGSLGLIKGGGGALLREKIVAAASARMIVIADETKLVETLGRFPLPIEVAPFGMTATRIAVERLAERLGLSGAIELRPERDGPFLTDGGHFILDASFGRIPDAEALANGLVAIPGVVEHGLFLNMASAAIIASQSGARTLLAKD
- a CDS encoding HAD family hydrolase, which produces MTSPLVIFDLDGTLIHTAPDLMTSLNHVMDLNGLAHVSFDDMTWLVGQGAKVMIERAWALHGHPTSPEQLEAAFDAFLVSYAADMPGKSLPYPGLIDSLDRLEAAGMQLAVCTNKTEALARKLLDALELTERFVAITGGDTFAVRKPHGDHILGTIELAGGNAAKAVMVGDSVNDILAAQNAGIPTIAVPFGYSDKPVASFDPDIIIEHFDELDAALVEKLIAKASRAA
- a CDS encoding TRAP transporter large permease, with the translated sequence MIVSTGLACAILVGGFLLLVLIRVPVAFALGIAIIPIVSLDLRLTPFIIMDRMFQSYNSFILLAVPFFLLAANLMNSGKITDKLIGLARELTGWMPGGLGHVNVAVSMLFAGISGSSTADAAGCGKILIPAMVKEGYDVRFAIAITACSSVMGVIIPPSILMVVWGGVMQVSVGALFLAGAVPGLLIGLALMGTVYGYAKVYDYPIAVRPTLSSFWVAFKGSILALMTPVLVIGGIVTGIVTPTESAIIAAGYALILGVFVYRTVSVRDLGHIFYETGRFASISLFAIGTASAFGWMLSFYNVPRLIVDFMTSLQFGSFGTALVIAGLFLFFGLFIDAIPTIIILGSVLLPVATAADIHPVVFAIIGIVSLAFGLVTPPYGLCLLISAAIGGMNVVQVMRDVIIILIPMLVILMLIIIFPEIALWLPSTLMPSSFQ
- a CDS encoding TRAP transporter small permease, whose protein sequence is MLENSLEKFCQGLRFLLGFLMAALAIPVGMQVIARYTGIIPVYLWTEELSTFIFVWIVMIGSVIAVWDGTHFDVRVTPDASRPLTILLQNTVVLALIAVFGALFAFYGIEYAQFGYIQNSVMMRANLLVTYISVPLAGAFWAIFAGFRIYQAILEYQTANEASA
- a CDS encoding TRAP transporter substrate-binding protein, translating into MTLFTTAKRLARGAAIAIGLTAVATSGVYADDITLRGASMFDNDHAFTKTMVKFAELVDENYDGVTFDLRLNGELGVESDYVTFLQQGVAIDYTIMAPSNMASFAPSIPLMDMPFLFRDLDHWNATLSSDVLAPLEAELLEKADIKIIGYTGGGTRNLLSSAPIGNLDELKGHKMRVMGAPIQAQIFAALTAAPSAIAYNEVYNAIQSGVIAGFENEAASIQNLKFYEVAPHLTLTRHTITVRPIVMSGKTFRKLPEDLQAVVLKAGAEAGAYGRELESREDAVKLQEMVDAGQVIVQEFEGRDQLLGMVVPVQDEYAASLGATELLAAIRAK